The following are from one region of the Dreissena polymorpha isolate Duluth1 chromosome 2, UMN_Dpol_1.0, whole genome shotgun sequence genome:
- the LOC127867514 gene encoding RNA 3'-terminal phosphate cyclase-like protein isoform X1, whose translation MGTKPLTYEGCNFLRQRLILATLSGKALKIKNIRSKDDNPGLKDFEASVIRLLDKITNGSNIVVNETGTSLLYHPGLLIGGNIEHECNLQRSIGYFLEVLMCLAPFTKKPLHATLTGVTNDQVDPSVDMIKLSTLPVLKRFLGTDDGLELKIVKRGSAPEGGGEVLFQCPCRQKLRPLHFTQPGKVKRIRGVAWVTRMAPATANRVVDAARSVLNTCLPDIYIYTDHMKGPQSGKSPGFGLTLVAETTEGGFYAAEMASNPKGSDKGPTVPEDLGKQAAVYLLEEIFKGGCVDSVSQGLTTLLMVLGQQDVSKVQTGQLTQYTIQYLRHIRDFFQVLFKVEVDPVKEEDEDLKKGGEKLLLTCVGVGYSNLSKKVS comes from the exons ATGGGGACTAAACCGCTAACTTATGAGGGATGTAACTTTTTAAGACAGCGATTAATTTTGGCAACTTTGAGTGGTAAAgctcttaaaataaaaaacatcagaAGCAAAGATGACAATCCGGGATTGAAAG ATTTTGAAGCAAGTGTTATAAGACTTCTAGACAAGATCACTAATGGTTCAAACATTGTTGTGAATGAAACTG GTACAAGTTTGTTGTATCACCCCGGATTACTGATAGGAGGAAACATTGAACATGAATGTAATCTGCAGCGCTCAATTGGTTATTTTCTAGAAGTATTGATGTGTCTGGCCCCTTTTACTAAGAAGCCTTTACATGCCACATTAACTGGTGTTACTAACGACCAGGTTGATCCCTCA GTCGATATGATAAAGTTGTCAACATTGCCAGTTTTGAAAAGATTTCTTGGGACAGATGATGGTTTGGAACTCAAG ATCGTCAAGAGAGGATCAGCCCCTGAAGGGGGTGGGGAGGTGCTGTTCCAGTGTCCTTGTCGTCAGAAACTCCGCCCCCTGCATTTCACACAACCTGGAAAGGTTAAGCGTATTAGAGGAGTGGC CTGGGTAACCAGGATGGCCCCAGCCACAGCCAACAGGGTGGTGGACGCTGCACGCAGTGTGCTCAACACCTGCCTACCCGATATCTATATCTACACTGACCACATGAAAGGCCCGCAGTCTGGAAA GTCACCTGGGTTTGGCCTAACTCTTGTTGCTGAGACAACTGAGGGTGGTTTCTATGCAGCCGAGATGGCTTCCAATCCCAAGGGCTCGGATAAAGGGCCCACTGTACCAGAGGACCTGGGAAAACAAGCTGCTGTCTACCTTCTAGAAGAAATATTTAAG GGCGGTTGCGTGGACTCTGTCAGTCAGGGACTCACCACACTTCTCATGGTCCTGGGTCAACAAGACGTTTCCAAAGTGCAGACTGGACAGCTTACTCAGTACAC GATACAGTATTTACGCCATATCCGTGACTTTTTCCAAGTGTTATTCAAAGTTGAGGTGGACCCTGTCAAAGAGGAGGACGAGGACTTGAAGAAGGGTGGAGAGAAACTCTTGTTGACTTGTGTGGGTGTCGGTTACTCGAATCTTAGCAAGAAAGTCTCCTGA
- the LOC127867514 gene encoding RNA 3'-terminal phosphate cyclase-like protein isoform X2: protein MGTKPLTYEGCNFLRQRLILATLSGKALKIKNIRSKDDNPGLKDFEASVIRLLDKITNGSNIVVNETGTSLLYHPGLLIGGNIEHECNLQRSIGYFLEVLMCLAPFTKKPLHATLTGVTNDQVDPSVDMIKLSTLPVLKRFLGTDDGLELKIVKRGSAPEGGGEVLFQCPCRQKLRPLHFTQPGKVKRIRGVAWVTRMAPATANRVVDAARSVLNTCLPDIYIYTDHMKGPQSGKSPGFGLTLVAETTEGGFYAAEMASNPKGSDKGPTVPEDLGKQAAVYLLEEIFKGGCVDSVSQGLTTLLMVLGQQDVSKVQTGQLTQIQYLRHIRDFFQVLFKVEVDPVKEEDEDLKKGGEKLLLTCVGVGYSNLSKKVS from the exons ATGGGGACTAAACCGCTAACTTATGAGGGATGTAACTTTTTAAGACAGCGATTAATTTTGGCAACTTTGAGTGGTAAAgctcttaaaataaaaaacatcagaAGCAAAGATGACAATCCGGGATTGAAAG ATTTTGAAGCAAGTGTTATAAGACTTCTAGACAAGATCACTAATGGTTCAAACATTGTTGTGAATGAAACTG GTACAAGTTTGTTGTATCACCCCGGATTACTGATAGGAGGAAACATTGAACATGAATGTAATCTGCAGCGCTCAATTGGTTATTTTCTAGAAGTATTGATGTGTCTGGCCCCTTTTACTAAGAAGCCTTTACATGCCACATTAACTGGTGTTACTAACGACCAGGTTGATCCCTCA GTCGATATGATAAAGTTGTCAACATTGCCAGTTTTGAAAAGATTTCTTGGGACAGATGATGGTTTGGAACTCAAG ATCGTCAAGAGAGGATCAGCCCCTGAAGGGGGTGGGGAGGTGCTGTTCCAGTGTCCTTGTCGTCAGAAACTCCGCCCCCTGCATTTCACACAACCTGGAAAGGTTAAGCGTATTAGAGGAGTGGC CTGGGTAACCAGGATGGCCCCAGCCACAGCCAACAGGGTGGTGGACGCTGCACGCAGTGTGCTCAACACCTGCCTACCCGATATCTATATCTACACTGACCACATGAAAGGCCCGCAGTCTGGAAA GTCACCTGGGTTTGGCCTAACTCTTGTTGCTGAGACAACTGAGGGTGGTTTCTATGCAGCCGAGATGGCTTCCAATCCCAAGGGCTCGGATAAAGGGCCCACTGTACCAGAGGACCTGGGAAAACAAGCTGCTGTCTACCTTCTAGAAGAAATATTTAAG GGCGGTTGCGTGGACTCTGTCAGTCAGGGACTCACCACACTTCTCATGGTCCTGGGTCAACAAGACGTTTCCAAAGTGCAGACTGGACAGCTTACTCA GATACAGTATTTACGCCATATCCGTGACTTTTTCCAAGTGTTATTCAAAGTTGAGGTGGACCCTGTCAAAGAGGAGGACGAGGACTTGAAGAAGGGTGGAGAGAAACTCTTGTTGACTTGTGTGGGTGTCGGTTACTCGAATCTTAGCAAGAAAGTCTCCTGA